The genomic region agattatcatactaagtgtaataagtcagacaaagacaaataccatgtgagaTCACTTATACGACACAAGTGAACatgtctacaaaacagaaacaggctcctGGACATAGAAGACACTTGTGATCgccaagggggtgggggagggatattCTGGGAGCTTGGGGCtagcagacacaaactattacatacacgacagataaacagcaaggtcctcttGTAGAGCCAATACCCTATGAccaaccatcatggaaaagaattttttaagaagCTGTTTCCTACATGGGGCCAGGGATCTCCATTGAGTGCAGCACACACACCTTCCATCGGAGAGCCAGTCCATGGCTCCAGACCACGTCCTGGGGGGTCTAACTAACCCCCAGCGGCTCCTGTGGTTCTACAGGCAAGGGGCTAGGTGCCTATAGCCCAGAAGGGGAGCTCAGGGTAACCTTTGCCCCACAGCCCTGATCAAGGGCTCAGCTTTAAGCTCCAAATCGTCTCTCTTGATGACAACCTTAAAAACCATACTTTCTGTTAAGAGAGAAAAGGGCCAGGCGGAACCCAGCCGTGGAGGGCCAGCAGGGAGAACCCGGGCAGAGCCGGTCAGCAGACACCCAGACATCCTCTGACAAAGCAAGGGGCCCGAGACAGTGGCACCAGCGACCACTGTAGAGCTCCCCTGCTGCTCCTTCCGCCTGTGGGGCAGGGGCACCCAGCCAGCACCTGGAACCGCGGGCCACCAGGCTGTCTTCAGCATGGCCTGTGAGAGCCCACAAGGGCAGCATGTCGGGGGTGGGAGATCAACTCATCACACCACCCAGCGGGCCTGGAGGGGCCAGGCCCTCCACAGTGGCCACCAGAGTAGCCCAGGGACCAGGGACGGCCCCAGGGCAGCAGAAGACACAGCCCCCTGAGCTGGCACCTCAAAGGACTGCTGCAAACCAGAAGAGACAATGTCACAAGAATCTTCATGCTTTTCCATCAGCAATGAAATCAGAGACACAAGAGGAAAAAGAACTCAGCAAGACGACAAAGCTAATTTTCTTCTTGCCCATTTGAGTcagtgtgtatatatctatatatatactttaCAGGCCACTGTATACACTAAAAAAGCTCAAAGCACTTACAGAGGCCCCCAAGCCTCATCCAAGCCCACATCCTGGGTAGGCCGGACGTCTGggcaccccagccccacccccagccctggcctgCAGGATCACAAACCTGGAAGTCCCCGTTGTGCACGCTGTACAGAGGCTGGAAGAATGGGCCCGGGGACGGCACATCCTGGTACAAGGCTGTCTTCATCCTGCAGCCAGGAGACAGCAGTCAGAGGCTGCAGAGACCTGGCCAGGGGCTCCTCATGGCCCCGCTCCAGCAGTCACTGCAGGGACCTCAGCTCCTTCTGGCAGCAGGCCTGTCCCTGCCCCATGTGCGCTCTCCCCTCACTGGGTCCAGGTCTGACACCTGGCACCTATGGCCCCTGTGCAGGTGACCCCACAGAATTGAGTTATACCAAGCCATGCAGTGGAGGGGCCCAGCTTTGTCCTCAGTCTGAAAGGGAGACAGCACCTCCAGGAAGCCCGCCTGATTTCTTCCTGATCATCTACCCACCCAGGACCCAATGGTCCTCCCCTGAGGACGGCACATTGGGCTCCAACCCAGCAGGTCCAGGTCAACCTTAGCAGCCTCCCCAGGAGCCTGGCCGGATTCCCCACACCAAGGCTGGCCTCAGGGGCCACAGGTCACATCGCATGCACCTGCACGTCCGGTCAGTTTCTGTTCCTGAGACCCTGGCACTTCCCTCCCCTTTGCTCCATCTCTGCTCCTCCTGCCAGCTCCCACACCTGCCTCCATCTGGACACCGCTGCTGGTTGCCCCGCAGGCCTCCTCCTCACTTGTACCATGAACTTCCTCTCTCAAAACATCAGCCAGGTCACATCACATGTGGCCAGGCTTCAAGGGTTTTCCTTTGACCCAAGGAAAAGCCTGACCCCTCCCTCGCCCAGGGTTTCTCTGTCCGGCCGCCTCTCATCCTCTCTGCTCCCTGTCCACACCCGGCCAGCCTCCTGCGGGGCCAGCCCTGCACCCCTGTCACCTGACCATGTGATGGCTTGTTTCAGGAGGGCCTTTGCGTTCATCTGGATCTCAGCGGCATCCCCCAGGGCTGGGGACAGGGACCCATGGAAACCAGACGCCCAGCACTGTCCCCACACCAGGCAACAGGCTGACacctccagaggcaggagacagggCTCAGACCACAGCCCGGTGCCTCTGGGTCCCTCCAGGGCTCTTTGGGAACACACTGCCTGCCACCCCCATGCACGTGGCAACTTGGGAACTCCCCACTGGTCCAGGGCAGAGGCCTGAAACCCCTCCCCATCCAGGAGCATACGGGGAGGGGCTGCAGGTTTGGACCTTCAACGCACTGTTGACCCCatgcccaaacacacacacacaatcacacgcACGCAAGCACACGCTCCCACATACAATCACACGCACACAAGCACAtgctctcacacacacccctggCTACCCACCTGGGCGACAGTTTGAACAGTAAGTAGGTCAGGCTGCTCAGCAGGAGGAAGATGGACACAGCGACCAGGGTGCTGTCGGCCTGCCCCAGAGCAGGGACCAGGCGACCTGTGGCGAAAAGGACCAGGGCTGTGTCCCTCTGACTCACCTGACAAGGCATCCAGACGAGCACCTGGGCCACAGGGAAACTACGTGACAGGCCCTGGAGGTTTGTTTCATGCCTGCAAGAGCACCCTGGTGAGGCACCCACCCCCGGGCCTCGCCTTTTCCATCCACAGGGTCAACAGGGTCTGCGATCCTTCAgaacctccgtccatggggtcagcCAGGCCACCCTAAGCAGACGAGGCCACACCTGGCTCCATGGGCAGCAgcggggcctggggccacagtcGCTCCCAGGAGACCCCCAAGCTGACCCTGTTGACCAACTCAGGGAGAGGGGGTAGGAGGGGGAAAGGTGGGACACTCGGAGGCAGGCAGGGGCCCCACCCAGACCCCGGGGGCAGCGACCACGGCAGCGCCCACCTCGTCTCGGGGGGGTGGCAAAGCAGGCAGGCTGGCTCCAGTCACTCCACACGCCATCGTATCGCTCCTCCTCCGCCACCTCGCCCTCTAGGGTGGCCATCTGGACGCGCAGCCGGGCCTCATAGGCAGAACCGGGGTCCAACTCGGCGGCTTCAAGTTTGAGCCAGGTCACCCCAACGATGTGATCCTTGTGCCGCGCCCACTGGGGACAAGGACAGTCGGGAGATGCCGTGGTGAGACTGGGTCGTCAGCCCTCGAGGACACGCACACGGGCACACTGCACCTGTCCGCACGTGTACGTCCATTCACTTGCGTGCACACTCATCCACACAGGCAGGCCCTgtgaacacacgcacacacacacactctgcactCACATAGCCTTGGCTCTGATCACTGCCTTCCTCGTAATTCCAAGGTGAGAGCACCCTGGGTGGGAAGAGCAGCGTCTTCTGCTGCTTCCAGGAGAGACGGGCCCCAGGGTGGGCGACCCAGATTTACCTCCCAGGCTTCCTCCTGCCTCTTGAAGGCCAGCTCATAGCTGAGGAGCGTAGCCAGCGGCTCCAAGGCAGGACTGATGCTCCAGGTCAGGACACAGTGCTCAGAGCTGACGTTGCTCTGCAAGTCCGAGGGGGGATCCAGCTTCACTGAAACAGGACAAAGCCACATGAGGGTGTGCGGGTCAGCACGTCCGACTGGGGATCAGAAAGATTCCCAGGAAAGATGAGGGTGTGACCGAGGCCCTCTCAGAGCAAGGCCTCACTGGGAGACGAGTCCAGAGAAGGCCCAGGTGGGATGAGACAGCTATGACTTCCTCCAACCCGAGGCAGCAAAGGCTTGTCTCAAATCTAAGCAGCTGCTGCACGTTCTTCCTGGTGCGCCTGAAGTGCCTTTCAAGGGGCTCACGCTGCAGCTCCTGCCCCGACTTAAAGCCCTGTGCCTCCATTCTCCTCTGGACCTGAGCCCCCCAGCAACCAGTGggcccgctccccgccccccaggccCCACCTGCTGCAAGCCCTGGATCTGTCCACAGGGACCGGGAGCACTGACTGGGTGGCGGGGGTTATGGGCGGTGGGCTCTGTGGTCAGGCGGTTCCCCATCAACATGCCCGATCCAAGTCTCACCGTGTCTCCGGGGCAGATACTGTGGATCCACCAGGCTGACCTGCTCCTTCCCAGAGACGTGGCGGTGGAAGGTGATGGTGAAGTTGTCAGCAGGCACGAGGACCTCCTCGGGCGGCAGCTCCACGGTGCAAACGCCAGCCCAGAAGACACACTTGTGCTCGCTGCCCAGCGCGAGGTTGCTGGAAAGGACGCATGTGGGCACCAAGGGACCATGGCCCCCCTCCggccccctgccctccccgcccTCCAGCCTCACCTGGTGAAGAGCAGCCAGGAGCCGGCTCCCTGGCCTGGCGCTGGGCCAGTCCAGCGGCACTCAATCCTGAGGATGTTGTTATTGTAGCAGGTGAAAGCCCCAGGCCCTGGCCCTGGGAACAGCGACCGTGGCAAGTCCACCGCGGCTGCCTCGGggcagggccaggggagggggagggcctgGCACTGACCCTCTCTGACAGGGCAGGCCTGAGAGAAGGAGCCCCAAGGTGACCACGGCGGGGCTGGGCACCCCGAGGGGACGGGCTCTGACCGTGCGCCCCGGGTGGGACCGAAGCTCCAACTGGTCTGCGGAAGACCAGCACCAGCAGCCCAGACCCTGCCGCGCTCTGCACCCACACCCCCCACACCCTGAGCCAGCCCTCACCTCCTCTGTCCCCCAGGACAGGGACCCCCAGGCCGAGCCAGGCGCAGAGCAGGAAGCAAATGCCCGCCTCTCGCATCAGAACTTCGCTCTGCAAGGTCCAACCTGGAAAAGGCTGGGCTGAGGGGCCATGTAGAGAGCACCCCCCCAAGGTGGCACTGTGGGGGGGCGCTTCAAGCAAGTCACCACCTGCCCCCTCATCCCATCccgtgaagaaggctgagcaccgcaGGGGAGCGGCACCAGCAGGAGTTCAAGTTCAGGCCTCCCAGGTCGCTGGACTCTGAATCAGCCACATGTCCAGGTCTGTCCAGCAGGCAACGCTCCGAGCCTGGGCCCCAGGTCCCTCCCATAGGGGAGGCAGGGTTGGGGGAGCATGGTTGTCATCGACAACGGAAGGGCAGATCTACTGGAGCCCCTGGTATCACACCTAGGCTGACTGTGCAAGCTGTACCATCCACGTGAGCTCCCACCAGAGCCATGAGAGGCGGGGTGTGGTCCCTGGTCCCCGACCAGGAGTTGATCCCAGGGCTCTGCCCCAGGACAGCAGAGGAAAGGCAGCGGGTGTCCACACGCCCGCCAGCACCTCCCACACTGTCTGCCACAGGTCCATCCCGAGGAGCCCTACAGAGGACAGCAGCCTGGGGCagggctcccagtgcagggggctgtgTGCGAGGAAGCACCTTGGGGTGAGCAGGCTGCTGACGACCTGTCACCCCATTTTTGCAGCCCCAGATAGTACACTGATAGCTCCTTCACAGGAAGCAGGGCCAGCCTAGTTATGCAAGCCTGATGGATGATAAGGACTCAGAAAAGCAGCAGACAAGCACAGACCGCAGCACGGAAGCACTCAGAGCCCGCACCCACTCTCCCAGCAGCAGACGCCCTCTCCCGCCCCCCACAGCCTCTTCATGGACCCACAGGACAGATCCCTGTCGGGTCAACAGGCAGGAAGACCTCACCCGCCCCTGGACTAAAGCATCACCTGCCACAAACCGCCAGGGCAGTCACGGGTGGAGGGAACCAGCTCTCAGGGAGCCTGAGACAGGGTCAGAGGGAGCACAAGGCTGCGGGGGTGCGGGGGGCACTTAGGATGTGGGGGGAAGGGGCACTTAGGATGTGGGGGGAAGGGGCACTTAggatgtggggggcagggggcacttaggatgtgggggcagggggcacttAGGATGTGGGGGGTGGAGGGCACTTAGGATGTGAGGGGGAGGGAGCACTTAGGATGTGGGGGGAAGGGGCACTTAGGATGTGGGGGGAAGGGGCACTTAGGATGTGGGGGGAAGGGGCACTTAGGATGTGGGGGGAAGGGGGACTTAggatgtggggggcggggggcacttAGGATGCAGGGGCACAGCTGCCACTGCAGGCAAGAGCTGGCCCAGGCCCCAGTGTGGTCAGCCATAGCCACAGCATGGAGGGACGACTGCATCTGTGAGACCTGGGCCAGCAGGGCCACAGGCTGCCTCAGGAGCATGGAGTGGGCGGCTCCTAGCTCAGCTGGCCCCCGGGTCAGGTGTGAGGAGGACAGACCCACACAGGACACTCGTGCCAAGTGGCAGGCCTGGAGCCACCCCggggagaggtgggcagggcaaGCAGCCCACGGCCATCTGCAGGGAGGCCCCACGCTCCCTCTGCTCAGTGCTCCCGTCCACACCCAGTGAGCCGGGTGGGGCGGCGCCGTCACTGTGCTCTGTACAGGGGAGCAGGCCGAGGGTCAGAGACCCCAGGCTGGCTGGATTGTGGGCACCGTCTCCTGAACTGGGCACACATCCCCCTAGTTTCCACACAAGCCTGCAAGCCTCCCCTACCCTTGAAGCAGGGCCGCCCCATCCTTGACAGCAGACACTGGGCCAGGTGGGGTAGGAAGCCCAGCAGCTactccctgatcctggaagaggCACCGGGATGGCCCCAGGGAGGCCCAATCACACCCAGAGGAGACAGGTCGCGGGGCGGCTGCAACGTAGTCCTGCGGGGGCCGGGCCGACATCCCCACCCGGCTCGTCCCTTCCCACTGGGTCTTGGACACAGCCCTCAGCACACAGCGCTCTGGCCCCTTTTCCCAACCCTTTTCCTCCCTGGCCTCGGCATCAAGGTCTGGCCAAATGACCACCAGCCCACGGCCCACCAGCCCAGCCTGCCATGAAGTCGTAGGCTGCCATGCAGCTGGACCCCTGCCGGGACCTCCCAGGGTCGGCTCCCCCAGGCCTCACCAGGTGAGACACCCGCAGGGTGGGGTTTAAGCATTGCACCACACTCTCCATATTGGCTTTACCCACTTCCTGTCCCCTTTCACACAGTCTGTATTTTTTCATGGGGACAGAGGGGTACCCCGTTACTCTCCCTGCCCATCCCAGAAGGTAGCAGATgcagggggtgggatggaggctgCGGTTGAAATGACACTGGTCCACCACTGCCCTCGCTGctgggatgggaggaaggaatCCAGAGGCTGCTTGGACCCGGGGGAGGCGGGCCTGAGACCCGGCGCCCAGGGCAACCCAGCACCCCAGGGCAAAGGGCCGAGGACCCTGCTGGGCAAGCGCAGGGAGTGGGGCCGTCAGGGCAGGGAGGCCAGCCGGCGAGAAGGCGCACTCGTCACCTGTCCTGGGAGGGCCGAACCGGACAGGCACCTGCCTCAGGGCGGTGGACATCCCGGGACACGGAAAGACCAGGCCAGAGCCAGGGCGAGGCGAGGGCGggatgcaggggacctggggtgGACGGGGCCCAGAGAGCAGGAGCCAGGACAAAGGGCAGGGGGTGCTGAGGCTGGCAATGGGAGGGACAGAGGGCCTCGGGACGAGCCGCCCACTCTCCCCTCACCGTCGCTGCCTCCCGTCCACAGCGTGGCTGGAAGGATGCAGACACTGGTCTGGGGTTCGACAGGGTGGGGCACTCTGCTCCACCCGCACCCACCCAGCCCCACCAGCAGCTCGCACTAGACATCCGCAGTTCTGGCATCAGGCTCCCACAGGGCGTCTGATTCATGCTGTGCTCTCCCACCTGCTCCCAACTGAAGAGACATCCCGACCCTCCCCCAGACCtgcccttgcctggagaaaatgATGTTAAAGCCTTGGGCCCCCGGGAGGGGGCTTTGGAACATTCAAGCACGAGccctcttcctgtcttcttgGCTGCGTAGTCCTCCTGGAAGCCTGCCCTCTTCTGCTGCCCTACCCACAGGTCCCAGGGGGAGTCCACAGACTCCTCTTCAGACCTAAAGCCTCTCAAAGGCATGGGCAAGAGCAGGGGCTTTACCAACCCCAGGACTGAACCCCGTCTCCACTCAGTCATCCGAGCTGAGGCCACCTGACCCTAGAATGCCCACGCGCTGCCCCCAAGAGGGCAGGAACGACCCTGGCCCTCACCCTACCACTAACTCCACCTGACGAGCTCAGCGCCCTCCCCTTTGCCCAGTGGCACCCACGATGCTTACAGGCCAGGCCAGGACACCCGCCACTCCTATAGCACATGTCTGTCGCCAGGACATGCCCAAGACAGGACAGAGCTGATGAACCAGGGTGGCCTCTCAAACGCCCTGCCGCCCTTCTGAACGTGGCCCTCACGCTCCTCCTGAGCTCGGGGCTGGCGGGCCACCTGCCCCGTCCCCAGAGTCCACGCTGACTTGAGCTGTAGAGAACCCCAGACGACACTCACCTCTCCAGATGCAGCTGCCGGCGCCCATGGCAGGCGTGATGCTCCCGAGACCTGCAGGTGGCTTGTCACCCGGCTGCCCCTGCACTTGCAGCAAAGTCCCTCTGCCTGATTCAGGAGATAACTGCACCGACCAGTGACGTGAGCCTCGCGCGGGAGGCTGACACAGGCCGCCCACATCTGAAACCACGAGCACAGAGCGCGGCGGCTGGCCTAAGGTGGGCGAGAGGGGACCAGCACCCACCATAAACCGCACCTTCCACGCCCAGGGACGGCAGGCTGCCACACGTGGGCCTGGGGACCATCCATCGATTGGTGGGTGAGCAGGGCTGCTCACTGAACTGGCTCAGAGCAGCGCCTGCGTCTTAGGCTGCCAGGGTGCATCTCGGCAATCCCTGAGCACCggggtgggtggagagggagtcAAACCTAACAGTACTGCAGGCTCgctgaaggaaggaaataaaagatgggagcccctgcccccgccccgtgGGAAGTCGGGCACAAGTTCCTCCAGACCACGTCTAGGTTCCAGCAAACGCTCGTTTAACGGCCTGCTCGTTGCTCAgctcttttcaaattcttttcagaGAAGCACATAAAAGCCTACCTCACGCCTTTACTGGTGGTACAGACCATGGTTTAATAATCCTGTTGGTGGACAATTTCACTGTTGCCTACATCCGCTATTTCAATTTAAtagacatatgtgtatatataatggacATACAACACTGCATTACTTTCTGGTGTAAATATGCCATTTTAAATGAGTAATTCCAGGCCTGGATGTCTAATCACCAGGATGAgtgctatacaaaaaaaaaaacaggctggGGCAACCTGTCGGGCTTAAGACCTCAAAACAGATGCTGCCAATCGGCCCCCAGAAATACACAGACTTCTGCTCCCATCAGACATGTAAGGATGCCTGCAGCCCTCACCAACTGCATTTGATAGCAGTCTTTTAAAtctttgccaatctgataggCAAAGACGTTTCAATGTTGTCTTAACTTGCACTTCCTTGGTTATCAGTAAAGATAAGCATCTTTTCAAAAACTTATTGACTGTACGTTCTTAGGGGTGCCAAATAAGGTTGCACTTTAGCGTGCCCCTGTGCCTGAGTTTACATATAAGTGTGTTTTTATGTGTCTGTTCTGTGCATTAACCCAGCTGAGGGGAGATCTGGAGACACCAGAGCTGCAGCTCTCTGGAGTTGGAGAAACCAGTACCCACAGCAAGATGGCATCAGAGGCTCAAATCCATGACACACCTTAGGAATGACCAGGGACAAGATCATACTAACAATTAAATGTTAATCAGCTTGGCCCCTTACACACTTTTATACTCACTGGTGCCATCCCTTCCCTAGTATCCTTATCAAGAGAGCTTCCTTCTCTCTCAGGCTAGAACTCACTCCCTTGCGACCAACAGACCACACACCACCCGCACACGACCCACAGGAGAGCATGCAGGCTACAGAGACGGAAGAGCATGTCACAGACACTGAGGTGCGTGAAGAAGGCCACCTCCTCTGCCCAGCAAATGTTCCGATGCCACAGCCTGGCACCCCACCACCTCCCAtaacacacagttcagttcagttgttcagtcgtgcccaaccctttgtgaccccatggactgcagcacaccaagcctccctgtccatcaccagctcccgaagcttactcagactcatgtccattgagtcggtgataccatccaaccatctcattctctgtcgtccctttctcctgccttcaatccctcccagcttttcaaatgagtcagttcttcaaatcaggtggccaaagtattggagtttcagcttcagcatcagtccttccaatgaatattcaggactgatgtcctttaggatggactgaatgggtctccttgcagtccaagggactctcaagagtcttctccaacaccacagttctttacagtctaactctcacaaccatacatgaccactggaaaaaccatagctttaactggacagacctttgtaagcaaagtaatgtctctgctttttaatacgctgtctaggttggtcacaacacacagagataaacagaaaagcaaaatccGCAGATGGAGGGAAAACCTCAGACACAAAGACAATACAACCAGGGCCACTAAGTATCTCCCAAAACCCAGCCCCTCGAAAGACAGGTACAGAACAGCAAGCGCCGCCGGTCAGACAGGCCCTAAGGATGGGACACATTGAGCTACACACATCCTCATACGTGACGAGGAAGACCAGCCACAGGGCAAGTCCGCCCCCCCGTTAAAAAACTTGTGAGCTAAAACCagttaaaacagaaaatgtgcaggtggtccagtggttaggactctgcgctttcactgcccTGCGCCCAGGTTCGCTCTAGTCGGGGAACCGAGATCTCACGTGCTGCGCCTTAAGGCCAtagataaatttaataaataaagagtaagtttgtatattttcaaatggttggggaaaaaataaagaattacatGCCGCGTGGAATGACTATGAAATTCAAATGTCAGGGCCCACCTTCCGGAACACCGCCTGTGCGCTGTCTGCAGCTGCCCTCCTGCACGATGGCGGGGTACTGGTCACAGGGCTTTGAGCCCTGCCCTGCCCGCTCACAGCTCAGCAGAGATCGTACCAGCGTTTCAAGGCCACAGTGTCTCACAACGCTTCTGCTGGCTTGCTTACACTGCACACCCATCATGTCACAGTAAGAAGACAGGGCTCCGAATGCCCTGTCTTTAAGGCGCAGGGTAGTGTGAGCTGTCATGTCAGCAAGCTGGACGGCAGGAGTTTCGTGCAGCGACACCACAATGGTCAACATCACCAGGCTGAGCGCTCCTCTGGCATGAGTCTCAACACAAAGCAGAATtccttcacaaaaataaaaatgaggcaACGGAATTAAGTTTCCCAGGGACCCATCATTAACCCAGGAAGGAAAGCCACTGAGGGTGACTTAACTGTGTCTGATTACAGAGCTGAGGAAGTGTGTCCAGACGAGACGCACTTAAGACCATCCATTTTTGGTCAAGAACAGCTGTTCTGAAAGCTAAGGACACTGGGAGCAACGTCGCGTGAATTAAAAATGAGGCCGATAACCTGAAGCGCCTTTCCCCGGCTCTCAATGGCTCCAAACATCACTGGACCCAGCCCTCTGCCGCTTCTGCGAGGAATCGATGCCTCAACGCTGAGCAGGGAAGGGACTGAAGAACGAGCTTCTGGGCACATATCAAGGGAGCAACTAGCAACTCACGTGGGAGCACTTGCAAAGCCCAGAAAACATGAGCGCGGGAGACGGGCAGCTGGAACCTGCTGCCGGGTGAACACAGGTGCAGCGCGAGGTCACACAGTTGGCAGCCTTGTGGAGAACACGTCCACACCCTATAACTCGTCACTGCATTGCTCACCGGCAAACACGCTGAGGACAACACCTATGTCTCTCACCACCGGCAGCTACTGACCCGTCAGCAACGTCACAGTGCCCTGCATCTGCCCCCCGCCCTGAACCAGGGTGAGGAGACGCACGCGTGCAACTTTAACAAGAAACAAGAACTCGGTCACACAAAATGGTGTGCATTCATTTCATCAAGGGACTCGTGTAACAAACACTGCAGGGTTACATCCTGAGCTTCTCTGTAAGAGCTCGCTTCCTTGCATATTTCTTGATTCTGACTCTTGACCCACAAAACCCAAAATACTGATTCTTCACAGAAAAAGTTGTGAACCCCCAAAATAGACTATTACCATCTTCGTTTTacacaggagaaaatgaaagaggttCAGCAACTGACAGGCAGGCAGGCTAACTTCACAAGCGTGGCCTTCACCGCTGACCAGGCTGCCCCCAAGAACAAGCAAAAATGAGAACAGACCCCTGAGGAAACATAACTGATGGCATAGGAAGACATTAAAGTAACACCCCAGGACAAACACACCTTTGCAAAAACAGTGCAAACTGTTCCGAAACAGAAACAGTTGCAGACAATGTACTCAGGATCTGGTCAACGCATTCTAACAGGAGAATACATGTGCGGTCCATAATCTTTTCAAAAGAAGATTAATAATTTCTCGAAaagtggacttccctagtggtccaggggttaacaatctgcctgccaatgaaggggacatgagttcaacccctggtccaggaagaccccatgtGCCTGGGGCAACTGAGGCTATGTGCCAGCACTGCTGAGGCCGGGCTCTAGAGTCCACGAgccacgcaccctagagcccacgctctgcaacaagaaaccactgcaacgagaagactGCAcgcagacaaaaacaaataaataaaattaaaataataaaaataataatttcctgAATTATACAAATTATACAAGTTATATAAGACAAGAAGtttcaaaaaagtaaaactctGGGACTTTACTGGtgcttaagactccatgctctcaatacAGGGggacaggttctgtccctggctggggaactaagatcctgcatgctacacaACAGGACAAAAacgaaaaagcaataaaaagttggaaaaaagcaagaatctatataaaagacttaaatttaagtCCCATTATTTCATAAGTGAAATTTATTAAGCAATTTGGCACTGGGAACTATACTCAaaatcctgtaataaatcataatggaaaaacaTACCAAAAAGAATATGTACACGTATATGAACACATGCACACTcgcgtgtgtgtgtctatatatatacatgtacatgtaactgATTATCACGCTGCACACCAGACACTActgcaacattgtaagtcaactataaagtgaaagtcgctcagtcgtgtccaactcattgcaattccgtggactatacagtccatggaattctccaggccacacactggagtgggtagccgctcccttctccaggggatcttcccaacccagggactgaacccagatctcccacattgcaggcagattctttaccagctgagccacaagggaagtaaactataattcaacaaaataaagagagagatTTGGAAGCAATTAAATTTGAGGCCCTGAGCAAGAAACAAATCTATCAATAACCAAAATCCTGCCCCTGTGAGCCTAGAGTGTCCTTTTTCCCTTTAGAGTAGAAAGATGGACATATTAAGTATTAAAAAACATACACTCTAATAAATATACTGCAAttctaagaaacaaaaatacaagtAATAAATAGAAATCCATAGCAATTCTACAACCAGTTT from Muntiacus reevesi chromosome 2, mMunRee1.1, whole genome shotgun sequence harbors:
- the LOC136157337 gene encoding interleukin-9 receptor-like — its product is MLTIVVSLHETPAVQLADMTAHTTLRLKDRAFGALSSYCDMMGVQCKQASRSVVRHCGLETLVRSLLSCERAGQGSKPCDQYPAIVQEGSCRQRTGGVPEGQPPRSVLVVSDVGGLCQPPARGSRHWSVQLSPESGRGTLLQVQGQPGDKPPAGLGSITPAMGAGSCIWRGWTLQSEVLMREAGICFLLCAWLGLGVPVLGDRGGPGPGAFTCYNNNILRIECRWTGPAPGQGAGSWLLFTSNLALGSEHKCVFWAGVCTVELPPEEVLVPADNFTITFHRHVSGKEQVSLVDPQYLPRRHVKLDPPSDLQSNVSSEHCVLTWSISPALEPLATLLSYELAFKRQEEAWEWARHKDHIVGVTWLKLEAAELDPGSAYEARLRVQMATLEGEVAEEERYDGVWSDWSQPACFATPPRRGRLVPALGQADSTLVAVSIFLLLSSLTYLLFKLSPRMKTALYQDVPSPGPFFQPLYSVHNGDFQTWIGACGAGPQAGWDRVGPPRGALLEARVREAVALLHCDPADAWPSAGLEEEGGPGPGLPAGVLPAGHVEQAAPSPAYLPQEDRASAGHPWLAPPQCEGVSGDYCALDCSAGS